A portion of the Oreochromis niloticus isolate F11D_XX linkage group LG10, O_niloticus_UMD_NMBU, whole genome shotgun sequence genome contains these proteins:
- the cnot8 gene encoding CCR4-NOT transcription complex subunit 8 — translation MPAALTDSSQIICEVWASNVEDEMRKIRQIIQSYNYIAMDTEFPGVVVRPIGEFRSTVDYQYQLLRCNVDLLKIIQLGLTFMNEEGDYPPGTTTWQFNFKFNLTEDMYSQDSIDLLQNSGLQFKKHEEEGIDTLYFAELLMTSGLVLCENVKWLSFHSGYDFGYLVKLLTDARLPEEEHDFFQILNLFFPAIYDVKYLMKSCKNLKGGLQEVADQLELKRIGRQHQAGSDSLLTGMAFFRMKELFFEDNIDDAKYCGRLYGLGSGSTQPQNAISSSGQEETNNKH, via the exons ATGCCAGCCGCACTTACAGATTCCAGTCAGATAATCTGTGAGGTCTGGGCGAGCAATGTTGAGGACGAAATGAGGAAGATTCGGCAGATTATTCAAAGCTACAATTACATTGCAATG GACACAGAGTTCCCCGGAGTTGTCGTTAGACCGATCGGAGAGTTTCGGAGCACAGTGGATTACCAGTACCAGCTGCTGAGGTGCAATGTCGACCTCCTGAAGATCATCCAGCTCGGGCTCACGTTCATGAATGAGGAAGGGGATTATCCCCCTGGCACAACAACATGGCAGTTTAACTTCAAGTTTAACCTCAC AGAAGACATGTACTCGCAAGACTCCATAGACCTGCTTCAGAACTCTGGCCTCCAGTTTAAAAAACACGAAGAGGAGGGGATCGACACGCTCTACTTTGCTGAGCTCCTCATGACGTCCGGCCTGGTGCTGTGTGAAAACGTCAAGTGGCTCTCCTTCCACAG TGGGTATGACTTTGGCTACCTGGTGAAGCTCCTGACGGATGCACGGCTTCCCGAGGAGGAGCACGACTTCTTTCAGATCCTCAACTTGTTTTTCCCAGCGATCTATGACGTCAAGTACTTGATGAAAAGCTGCAAGAACCTGAAG GGAGGGCTACAGGAAGTGGCAGACCAACTGGAGCTGAAGAGGATTGGACGGCAACATCAGGCTGGGTCTGACTCACTGCTCACAGGCATGGCGTTCTTCAGGATGAAGGAG CTTTTCTTCGAAGACAACATCGACGACGCAAAGTATTGTGGGAGATTGTACGGCCTGGGCTCGGGCTCCACCCAACCCCAGAACGCCATCTCCAGCTCGGGCCAGGAGGAGACCAACAACAAGCACTGA